A window of the Isosphaera pallida ATCC 43644 genome harbors these coding sequences:
- a CDS encoding Flp family type IVb pilin codes for MFSNQRRRFVPTRGIVPVLTLQDEQGATAVEYAVMLMAILLAMITSIRYFGEANEQMTNNNSTAVHSAIDGAISQGAGGGGS; via the coding sequence ATGTTCTCAAACCAAAGACGACGCTTCGTTCCAACACGCGGGATCGTTCCCGTTCTGACGCTTCAAGACGAGCAGGGCGCGACAGCCGTCGAGTATGCCGTCATGCTGATGGCGATCCTCTTGGCGATGATCACCTCGATTCGCTACTTTGGAGAAGCCAACGAGCAGATGACCAACAACAACAGCACGGCGGTCCATTCCGCCATCGACGGAGCCATATCCCAAGGCGCGGGAGGCGGTGGCAGTTGA
- a CDS encoding anti-sigma factor family protein, whose translation MIALWKTDCDRVRDHLALWASDDLVGEERRQVERHLAGCPRCRAEAARIRGLLDTLAEVGRDDPPGWRKAVADGSLWPALRRQLHEARRPAALADQRRSLSILSNPLGDWLLTLEFRPGWLLAAVALVAILPGIWIAATHPFALPRSLPAFPTPTDLADNPTPLHLPAGADWNPNSAPVGHHPASRTDRFGNDELVARADYPVLSSTSFEADHADSPPQLPPTPNSHPTPPDGFGVVDRAVSGLTQ comes from the coding sequence ATGATCGCGTTATGGAAAACGGATTGCGACCGCGTGCGGGACCATCTGGCATTGTGGGCCAGCGACGATCTTGTGGGCGAGGAACGCCGCCAAGTGGAGCGTCACCTGGCCGGTTGTCCCCGGTGTCGAGCCGAGGCGGCTCGGATCCGCGGTCTTCTCGACACCCTAGCCGAAGTGGGTCGGGACGACCCGCCAGGTTGGCGCAAGGCAGTCGCCGACGGCTCGCTCTGGCCCGCGCTTCGCCGTCAACTTCACGAAGCCCGCCGTCCTGCCGCCCTCGCAGATCAACGACGATCTCTATCCATCCTAAGCAACCCCTTGGGTGACTGGCTGTTGACCCTGGAGTTCCGTCCCGGTTGGCTGTTGGCCGCCGTTGCGCTGGTTGCCATCCTTCCAGGAATCTGGATCGCCGCCACCCATCCCTTCGCGTTACCTCGGTCCCTGCCCGCGTTCCCCACCCCAACCGATCTGGCAGACAACCCCACGCCCCTTCATCTTCCCGCCGGGGCCGATTGGAATCCCAATTCCGCCCCCGTCGGCCACCATCCCGCGTCCCGCACCGATCGCTTCGGCAACGACGAATTGGTGGCCCGAGCCGACTATCCCGTTCTTTCGTCCACGTCGTTCGAGGCGGACCACGCCGATTCTCCACCCCAACTCCCACCCACGCCCAACTCTCACCCCACGCCTCCCGATGGCTTCGGGGTGGTCGATCGGGCTGTCTCCGGCCTCACCCAGTAA
- a CDS encoding GNAT family N-acetyltransferase has translation MTSFPSDPPPSDALAAHPSASADSTSPRGVQRPIPCPLERWSEGLQILFRRAPQSLRPAMIAEALKDLHTGQLAPDTLWITLRHDRTIGAIRWFPLDHHTAFLHPPEVVHARRRAAVAAQLVRAVLKDLKHRGLRAVQALLDPEQDQVAAADFIRGGLPAVTTLELLERSTLIPPIVPQRTPRLVWREYQPDLDQVFDRILRRTAIDSLDLPELNGLRGFQDVLAGQVAAGRFLASFWRLGAPIEEGPNFDPWARPERVVLLCAPSNRYDAWELTYLGLTPEARGRGLARRALADALELTREHASRLTLAVDLRNLPAVRLYRAAGFVPFDRRAVHLLRLN, from the coding sequence ATGACTTCGTTTCCGTCCGATCCTCCACCTTCGGACGCCTTAGCCGCCCACCCCTCTGCCAGCGCTGACTCAACGTCGCCGCGAGGAGTCCAAAGGCCAATCCCTTGTCCGTTGGAGCGCTGGAGCGAGGGGCTCCAAATTCTGTTCCGACGGGCCCCGCAATCGCTTCGACCCGCCATGATCGCTGAGGCTCTCAAGGATCTCCACACCGGGCAATTGGCCCCAGACACCCTTTGGATTACCTTGAGACACGATCGGACGATTGGCGCGATTCGTTGGTTCCCTTTGGACCACCACACCGCGTTCCTCCACCCTCCCGAAGTCGTTCACGCCCGGCGGCGTGCTGCCGTGGCCGCTCAGTTAGTCCGTGCCGTGCTGAAGGATCTGAAACATCGGGGCCTTCGCGCGGTCCAAGCCTTGCTCGACCCCGAACAGGATCAGGTCGCGGCAGCTGACTTCATCCGGGGCGGACTCCCAGCCGTGACCACTTTGGAGCTTCTGGAACGTTCCACCCTCATTCCTCCGATCGTGCCCCAACGAACTCCGCGACTGGTCTGGCGTGAATACCAGCCGGATCTGGACCAGGTCTTTGATCGGATTCTTCGCCGAACGGCCATCGATAGTCTGGACCTTCCCGAGTTGAACGGTCTGCGTGGGTTCCAGGACGTTCTGGCCGGTCAGGTCGCCGCCGGACGCTTTCTCGCCTCGTTTTGGAGACTTGGTGCCCCCATCGAAGAGGGGCCAAACTTCGATCCTTGGGCCCGACCGGAGCGGGTGGTGTTGCTCTGCGCCCCGTCGAATCGTTACGACGCTTGGGAACTCACCTACCTCGGATTGACCCCCGAGGCTCGGGGACGCGGTCTGGCCCGTCGCGCTTTGGCGGATGCCTTGGAACTGACCCGTGAACACGCCTCCCGTCTTACTCTGGCCGTGGACCTTCGCAACCTTCCCGCCGTCCGGCTCTACCGCGCTGCCGGATTCGTTCCCTTCGATCGCCGCGCCGTCCATCTCCTCCGTTTGAACTGA
- a CDS encoding RNA polymerase sigma factor, with protein sequence MPPTPLSPNPELDDTGSEGSSWPSAPFVNEASDARLAERARRGDEEAFAQLVARYERKLIRVLTRLVRDGETARDLAQDTFWRVYVRLDQFDSSRRFGPWLFRVAVNLGLDWLRKHSSNSPATLSLQAAASDETRRYLDPADPSQDRRRDELVQEVHRILELLPPADRVVLVLRDLEGFSSAEVAAILNRREATIRWRLAQARHHFRKLWERREIEPTAFVDRPSIPLERPAGIKGFPDLRDKVESSNSSPSNVPASSASVSTSPAPVDTPESQQ encoded by the coding sequence ATGCCTCCCACTCCGCTTTCGCCCAACCCCGAGTTGGACGACACCGGTTCCGAGGGTTCAAGCTGGCCTTCGGCCCCGTTTGTCAACGAAGCGTCCGATGCTCGACTCGCCGAGCGCGCTCGCCGGGGCGACGAGGAGGCATTCGCGCAGCTGGTAGCCCGTTACGAGCGGAAGTTGATTCGTGTCCTCACCCGTCTGGTGCGTGACGGCGAGACCGCCCGTGACTTGGCTCAAGATACCTTCTGGCGAGTGTACGTTCGACTGGATCAGTTCGACTCCTCGCGGCGTTTCGGTCCCTGGTTGTTCCGGGTGGCGGTGAATCTCGGATTAGACTGGTTGCGGAAACACTCTTCCAACAGTCCGGCTACCCTCTCGCTCCAAGCCGCCGCCAGCGACGAGACGCGCCGTTACTTGGACCCGGCTGATCCCAGCCAAGATCGTCGGCGTGACGAGTTGGTTCAGGAGGTTCATCGGATTCTGGAACTGCTTCCCCCGGCCGATCGCGTCGTCTTGGTTCTTCGGGACTTGGAAGGGTTTTCCTCCGCTGAGGTGGCCGCGATCTTAAACCGTCGCGAGGCGACCATCCGCTGGCGTCTGGCCCAGGCTCGCCATCACTTCCGCAAGCTCTGGGAACGTCGGGAAATCGAGCCGACTGCGTTCGTCGATCGCCCTTCAATCCCATTAGAACGTCCCGCCGGCATAAAGGGGTTCCCCGACCTTCGGGATAAGGTTGAGTCGTCCAACTCATCGCCGTCCAACGTCCCTGCTTCCTCTGCGTCCGTTTCAACTTCCCCCGCCCCTGTCGATACCCCGGAGTCGCAACAATGA
- the pflB gene encoding formate C-acetyltransferase: MTVLFEESKTVERGAGAAPPRLDPWRGFKRGEWSSSIDVADFIQRNVEPYEGDDGFLAGPTPRTQAVWAKVCELKARERERGGVLDVSMTPQGITAHPPGWIDCERELIVGLQTDAPLKRGIYPFGGLGVVVKELEAYGYQLDPTLAEIFTKYRKTHNQGVFDAYTETIRRCRSSHLITGLPDGYSRGRIIGDYRRVPLYGVDRLIEVKRADRAALDARFSTDEVIRDREELTEQIRALGELKAMAAAHGFDVGRPAETAREAIQWLYFAYLGTIKEADGAAMSLGRVSTFLDIYLQRDLAEGRLDEMAAQELIDDLVIKLRLVRFMRTPEYNALFSGDPTWVTEAIGGMSRDGRPLVTRTSFRFLQTLFNLGPAPEPNLTVLWSPRLPEGFKRFCAKVSIATSSIQYENDELLRRHWSDDTGIACCVSAMKLGKMMQYFGARVNLAKALLYAINGGRDELTGKVVAEGFEPITSEVLDPDEVMERFDRMMDWLAETYVNAMNVIHYMHDKYNYERLAMALHDSNPERVMAFGIAGLAVVADSLAAIRYARVRVKRNERGLAVDYEIEGDSPRYGNNDDRVDRIAADLVSRFMEKLRRFPLHRGAKPTQSVLTITSNVVYGQATGNTPDGRRQGEPFSPGANPMNGRDESGFIASALSVAKLPYANALDGISLTHSIVPSALGRTPEERIRNLVAALDVVFDAGLFHLNVNVLDRQTLLDAMEHPENHPQLTVRVSGYAVHFVKLTREQQLDVIRRTFHGQA; this comes from the coding sequence ATGACCGTGTTGTTCGAGGAATCCAAGACGGTTGAACGGGGAGCGGGTGCCGCCCCGCCGCGGTTGGATCCCTGGCGCGGGTTTAAGCGGGGTGAGTGGTCGTCTTCGATCGACGTGGCGGACTTCATCCAGCGCAACGTGGAACCTTACGAAGGGGACGATGGTTTTTTGGCAGGTCCGACGCCGCGAACCCAAGCGGTCTGGGCCAAGGTTTGTGAACTCAAAGCGCGAGAGCGGGAGCGGGGCGGGGTGCTGGACGTGTCGATGACGCCCCAGGGAATCACTGCGCATCCGCCGGGCTGGATTGATTGCGAACGGGAACTGATTGTCGGTCTGCAAACCGACGCTCCGCTGAAGCGTGGCATTTATCCCTTCGGCGGTTTGGGGGTGGTTGTCAAGGAACTGGAGGCTTATGGATATCAACTGGATCCGACGCTTGCGGAGATCTTTACGAAGTACCGCAAGACCCACAACCAGGGCGTCTTCGACGCCTACACCGAGACGATTCGCCGTTGTCGTTCCAGCCACCTGATCACCGGGCTGCCCGACGGTTATTCTCGTGGTCGGATCATCGGCGATTACCGCCGGGTACCGCTTTACGGGGTCGATCGACTCATCGAGGTCAAGCGGGCCGACCGGGCGGCGCTCGACGCTCGGTTTTCGACCGACGAAGTGATTCGGGACCGTGAGGAATTAACCGAGCAAATCCGCGCCCTGGGCGAACTCAAGGCGATGGCCGCCGCGCACGGGTTCGACGTAGGCCGTCCGGCGGAGACTGCCCGCGAGGCGATTCAGTGGCTCTATTTCGCCTATCTGGGGACCATCAAAGAGGCCGACGGCGCAGCGATGTCGTTGGGGCGGGTCTCGACCTTCCTGGACATCTATCTCCAACGCGACCTAGCCGAGGGGCGTTTGGATGAAATGGCGGCTCAGGAACTGATCGACGATCTGGTCATCAAGCTGCGTCTGGTCCGGTTTATGCGGACTCCGGAATATAACGCCCTCTTCAGCGGCGACCCGACCTGGGTGACCGAAGCGATCGGGGGGATGAGCCGGGATGGCCGCCCTCTGGTGACCCGCACCAGCTTCCGCTTCCTGCAAACCCTGTTCAACCTGGGACCGGCTCCCGAACCCAACTTGACGGTGCTGTGGTCTCCTCGCCTGCCCGAGGGGTTCAAGAGGTTCTGCGCCAAGGTTTCGATCGCCACCAGTTCGATCCAGTACGAAAACGACGAGCTGCTGCGACGTCATTGGAGCGACGACACCGGCATCGCCTGCTGTGTTTCGGCAATGAAGCTGGGTAAGATGATGCAGTACTTCGGCGCGCGGGTGAATCTTGCCAAGGCGTTGTTGTACGCGATCAACGGCGGGCGGGATGAACTGACCGGCAAGGTGGTCGCCGAGGGGTTCGAGCCGATCACCTCGGAGGTTCTGGACCCCGACGAGGTGATGGAGCGGTTCGACCGGATGATGGACTGGTTGGCGGAAACCTACGTCAACGCCATGAACGTCATCCACTACATGCATGACAAGTACAACTATGAGCGGCTGGCGATGGCCTTGCACGACTCGAATCCCGAGCGGGTCATGGCCTTCGGAATCGCCGGCCTAGCGGTGGTGGCCGACAGTCTAGCGGCCATCCGTTATGCCCGGGTGCGGGTCAAACGAAACGAGCGGGGACTGGCGGTCGATTACGAGATCGAAGGCGATTCCCCCCGCTACGGCAACAACGATGATCGGGTGGACCGGATCGCCGCCGACCTCGTGAGTCGCTTCATGGAGAAACTGCGGCGGTTCCCGCTGCATCGCGGTGCCAAGCCCACTCAGTCGGTCCTGACCATCACCTCCAACGTGGTCTATGGTCAGGCGACCGGCAACACCCCCGATGGCCGTCGCCAGGGCGAACCGTTTTCGCCAGGGGCCAATCCGATGAACGGCCGGGACGAATCCGGTTTCATCGCCTCGGCCCTCTCGGTGGCCAAGCTGCCCTACGCCAACGCCCTGGACGGCATCTCCTTGACCCACTCGATTGTCCCCTCAGCGCTAGGACGCACCCCCGAGGAACGGATTCGCAACCTCGTCGCGGCCTTGGACGTGGTGTTCGACGCCGGCTTGTTCCACCTCAACGTCAACGTGCTGGATCGCCAGACCCTACTCGACGCGATGGAACATCCGGAGAACCATCCTCAACTGACAGTGCGTGTCTCAGGTTACGCGGTCCACTTTGTCAAGCTCACCCGCGAGCAGCAACTTGACGTGATTCGCCGCACCTTCCACGGTCAAGCCTGA